One Methylosarcina fibrata AML-C10 DNA segment encodes these proteins:
- a CDS encoding general secretion pathway protein GspB has translation MSYILNALRKSEQERQARQPETATERILLPQRKPKRKTALWIAAILLSNLLIISGFVWLSSRKTASTPAAPKAPATAREETTARTPPQPSAAHPGKPSAPPAPAKEPASASIAEQAAVNLPPKNPLPSKAGNARKTIAARSPEAAKAGNNGFMTRPDPIKPAAKQTPPPANPGANEATAAAPAEPQRIPFLEELPYDVRQSIPKMTVNVFVYSPNVTESFVVINMEKYKTGQFTRDSVELKEIRADSLIARYHDQIFRLGRPGPQRSE, from the coding sequence ATGTCCTATATTCTTAACGCCTTACGCAAATCGGAGCAGGAACGCCAGGCCAGGCAGCCTGAAACGGCTACCGAACGGATCCTTCTGCCGCAGCGCAAGCCAAAGCGCAAAACCGCGCTCTGGATTGCCGCCATTCTGTTAAGTAATTTGCTGATAATCAGCGGTTTTGTCTGGCTTAGCTCCCGCAAAACCGCGTCCACGCCGGCCGCTCCCAAGGCACCGGCCACCGCTCGAGAGGAAACGACCGCCCGCACGCCGCCTCAGCCTTCGGCAGCTCATCCGGGCAAACCTTCCGCGCCGCCGGCCCCGGCGAAAGAGCCGGCCTCGGCTTCCATCGCGGAACAGGCGGCGGTCAATCTGCCGCCGAAGAATCCGTTGCCTTCGAAAGCGGGCAATGCCAGAAAAACCATTGCCGCCCGCTCGCCGGAAGCGGCTAAAGCCGGAAATAACGGCTTCATGACCCGGCCGGACCCGATCAAGCCGGCGGCAAAACAAACCCCTCCTCCAGCGAATCCCGGCGCGAACGAAGCAACCGCAGCGGCACCGGCCGAACCTCAACGAATTCCGTTCCTGGAGGAGCTGCCGTACGACGTCCGCCAGTCGATTCCGAAAATGACGGTGAACGTTTTCGTCTATTCTCCAAACGTTACCGAAAGCTTTGTCGTCATCAACATGGAGAAATATAAAACCGGCCAGTTCACCAGAGATTCGGTGGAACTCAAGGAAATCCGGGCCGACAGCCTGATCGCCCGTTACCATGACCAAATTTTCCGGCTCGGACGCCCCGGACCGCAGCGAAGCGAGTGA
- a CDS encoding DUF3014 domain-containing protein → MRRYRQTQFNSGRYHPVGKKKSRGLPALMIIVFLILLVAGWIYFSLNFNGKQTVRPMEHETQSLPLPPESDVPDMAEGGPEPVPENVPADSEQEEAALPALDDSDGFVREELLKLSPSLLPWFDTPQMLRKFLRIVNDFSQGSRLEKHMRFLKPAQPFAVAQDADGLFIAPAGYHRYDALAAAIAAVDEQAALALYKKVRPLLLEIYAEFGYPEGYQLEDLFRKAAAEMISAPIITERIAVVRPSVLYKFADPALEALNPVHKQMLRLGPENTRIIQNKVRRLAEAMGGQGD, encoded by the coding sequence ATGAGGCGTTATCGTCAGACTCAATTCAATTCCGGCCGCTATCATCCGGTTGGAAAAAAGAAGTCGCGCGGACTGCCGGCGCTCATGATCATCGTATTCTTGATCCTGCTGGTCGCCGGATGGATTTATTTTAGTCTGAATTTTAATGGAAAGCAGACCGTTCGTCCGATGGAACATGAAACCCAAAGCCTGCCGCTGCCGCCTGAGTCCGATGTTCCGGACATGGCCGAAGGAGGGCCGGAACCCGTTCCCGAAAACGTTCCGGCCGATTCGGAACAGGAAGAAGCCGCCCTGCCGGCGCTCGACGACAGCGACGGCTTCGTTCGCGAGGAACTGCTCAAATTGTCCCCCTCGCTGCTTCCCTGGTTTGATACTCCGCAGATGCTGAGAAAATTCCTGCGGATTGTCAACGATTTTTCTCAGGGATCCCGGCTGGAAAAACACATGCGCTTTCTCAAACCGGCCCAGCCGTTCGCCGTTGCCCAGGATGCGGACGGCCTGTTTATCGCGCCGGCCGGCTATCATCGCTACGATGCGCTGGCGGCGGCGATCGCGGCCGTGGACGAGCAGGCCGCCCTGGCGCTTTACAAAAAGGTCCGGCCGCTGTTGCTGGAGATTTATGCCGAATTCGGCTATCCCGAAGGTTACCAGTTGGAGGATCTTTTCAGAAAAGCGGCAGCGGAGATGATCTCGGCACCGATCATTACCGAACGCATCGCCGTGGTCCGGCCGTCGGTACTGTATAAATTTGCCGATCCAGCCCTCGAAGCCCTGAATCCGGTGCATAAACAGATGCTGCGTCTGGGGCCGGAGAATACCCGTATCATCCAAAACAAGGTGCGGAGGCTGGCGGAAGCGATGGGCGGACAGGGCGATTAA
- a CDS encoding ExeA family protein, giving the protein MYNQYFHFTELPFSIAPDPHFMYMSARHQEGLAHLLYGITVGGGFVALTGEVGTGKTTLCHCLLQELPQNIDIALILNPKMNAIELLATICDELAIAYDQSRTSLKTLVDALNQHLLAAHAGGRRTVLLIDEAQNLSMEVLEQIRLLTNLETTKAKLLQIILVGQPELKTLLKRKELRQLNQRITARYHLLPLTLTETRAYIRHRLQVCNGSPDLFKDSAIRKIYRLSSGIPRIINILCDRALLGAYANDTPVITPGIVEVAARETLPQDNRTRTRTVALLASLLLGGLVFGVYHYKDALKHLATSKSSLVAIAKSPQKAMPSSPAVPVKAAVKAVPVVPKPAPPPVKFDAWLTNPELTLNAAMKNALKLLGQTSPAPVPLDCESLAAIGFNCLIGRANWKDLLTINRPVILEFPIDAETKRHALLAGIRDGQPVIHHDKDLNFPLADLLSYWNGYYLILWQSPIPDMKMIYLGQTSDNVLWLRQQLAAFDGLNPPVKQPRFFDRGLISRIRNFQRAHHLYEDGKVGLQTIFYLDNQSDSKSIPRLITSH; this is encoded by the coding sequence TTGTACAATCAATATTTCCATTTTACAGAACTGCCGTTTTCCATAGCGCCCGATCCGCACTTCATGTACATGAGCGCCCGCCATCAGGAAGGACTGGCGCACCTGCTCTACGGGATCACGGTCGGCGGCGGCTTTGTCGCGTTAACGGGCGAAGTCGGTACCGGTAAGACCACCCTGTGCCACTGTTTGTTGCAGGAGTTGCCTCAAAATATCGATATCGCCTTGATATTGAATCCCAAGATGAACGCCATCGAATTGCTGGCGACCATTTGCGACGAACTGGCCATCGCTTACGACCAAAGCCGGACCTCGCTAAAAACGCTGGTCGACGCTCTGAACCAGCATCTTCTGGCCGCGCACGCCGGCGGCAGACGCACCGTTTTGCTGATCGACGAAGCGCAGAATTTGAGCATGGAAGTATTGGAACAGATTCGCTTGCTGACCAACCTCGAAACCACGAAAGCCAAATTGCTGCAAATCATCCTGGTGGGCCAGCCCGAACTGAAAACGCTGCTGAAACGCAAGGAATTGCGCCAGTTGAACCAGAGAATTACGGCCCGCTATCATTTGCTGCCGCTCACCCTGACGGAAACCCGGGCCTACATTCGCCATCGGCTTCAGGTTTGCAACGGCAGCCCCGATCTCTTCAAGGACAGCGCCATCCGCAAAATCTATCGGTTGTCTTCGGGCATTCCCAGAATCATCAACATTCTGTGCGATCGCGCCTTGCTCGGCGCTTACGCCAACGATACCCCGGTCATTACCCCCGGCATCGTGGAAGTGGCCGCTCGCGAAACCCTGCCGCAGGACAACCGTACCAGAACACGGACGGTTGCATTGCTCGCATCGTTATTGCTGGGCGGACTGGTCTTCGGAGTCTACCACTACAAAGACGCCCTGAAGCATCTGGCGACGTCGAAATCGAGCCTCGTCGCCATCGCAAAATCGCCGCAAAAAGCGATGCCATCGTCTCCGGCCGTGCCTGTGAAAGCGGCCGTCAAGGCGGTTCCCGTAGTTCCCAAACCTGCGCCGCCTCCGGTCAAATTCGACGCCTGGCTGACCAACCCGGAACTGACGCTGAATGCGGCCATGAAAAACGCGCTTAAACTGCTGGGGCAGACGTCTCCGGCGCCGGTTCCGCTCGATTGCGAATCGCTCGCGGCCATCGGTTTCAACTGCCTGATCGGCCGAGCCAACTGGAAGGACTTGCTGACGATCAACCGTCCCGTCATTCTGGAGTTTCCCATCGATGCCGAGACGAAGCGCCACGCCTTGCTCGCCGGCATTCGCGACGGCCAACCGGTCATCCATCACGACAAGGATCTGAATTTTCCGCTGGCGGATCTGCTCAGCTACTGGAACGGTTATTATCTGATCCTCTGGCAGTCGCCGATTCCGGACATGAAGATGATCTATCTGGGACAAACCTCCGACAACGTGCTCTGGCTTCGCCAGCAACTGGCCGCTTTCGACGGTCTCAACCCGCCGGTCAAACAACCCCGCTTTTTCGACAGGGGGTTGATCAGCCGGATAAGAAACTTTCAGCGCGCCCATCATTTGTACGAAGATGGCAAAGTGGGACTGCAAACCATCTTCTATCTGGATAACCAATCGGACTCCAAATCCATACCCCGTTTAATTACCAGCCATTAA